The region AGGGTCATTGTGTAGTGGATGGTACCCGTGTCACCACAGCGCAGGAACGCAATCCACTCGTCTGGATCTGGAAAGTCGCCGTCGCTGATTGGCCCCGCAAGCTCGCAGCGGTAGCTGGGCATCTCGAACCTGATAACACGCCCGTCCGGTGAGTACCGAGGCACGCCGACGCCCTCCCCTGCGGTCATGTAGAAGCACGGATCATCGGTTGCCAGCCAGGGTATATCGCACGGCTCTGTGTCGGTTTCCCATATGGTGAGCGTGGCGGCCACGTTGAGCACGTTATCGACCAGCGCATTGCGCTCGTAGCGCACCACCACTTTGGTGGTGTCCGTACTGGCCGCGTCTGCCGTAGCTAGCCCTTCCGGCACGGCGATGCCGGTCCAGACTTCGGTGACGGGTGCTTCTGGCTGCATCAGGTCACATCCAGCCAGCAACGCAACGGCGGCAAGGGGGGCAAGGCACTTCATGGGGGGCCTCCTGCTGCTTCAGGTAACCGGCCCCGGCACCGGACGTGGTGCCGGGCCTTGGTCACTCACCAGCGGAAAACCGTCCCAAGTCCCCGCCTATTCGCCTAGGCGCCGGGAGCTACCCGCCCGCTCGTTTCGCGGCTGTTGTATTCAGCGGAAAGCCCGACATGGGGATTCCGCTGGTGAAAGTGACCGCCGACACGGTAGTGGAGGGTTCATGGAACCGCAAGGAGCGGTCGGATGCCCGAACTACTGACCGTAGAGCGCGAGTATCTCAAGAGCAACCATGAGGTGCTTCGTCGGGAGTACCTTGGGAAGTACCTGCTCATCAAAGGGGCCGAAGTCCATGGGGGCTACGATACATAGGGCGAAGCGATTGCCGAGGGCAGGAAGCAATTTCCGAACGCCCGCGCCTTTCTCGTCCGCCACGTAGACCACCCAGACGATCCGGTTTTTCACGTCCCGGTTTTGACTGCTGGCGTGCCGATCTTTGTCACTTCAGTCACCAACTCCGCCTCTCGATAGGCCCCAAGGGACCCTGCGTTCGGGTACTCGTGGAGGGGGTGGAGGGGCAGGCGTTAATCGACACGGGGGCCACCATGACATCCGTGGACGTTGGTTTCGCCACACGAGTCAAGCTACCAGTGGTGAATATAGGTACGATGGGCTCCACCACGGAATTAAGATTGGTTCCCGAGTGGGGGAAAATCATTACGGCGCCGAGGGCCTTTGGTGCCCTTGGGTTGGGGCAGCTAGGCCTTACCGCGTTGATCGGACGCGACATTCTCCGGCACTGTGAACTCTTCTATGATGGCCCCAACGGTGTCTGCACCCTGTCGCACATCGAATAGCGTCTAGCTGGCCACCGCCGACCGTCCGTTGTCGGCCACCAGATCCCGGTACATGAGCCGCTTGCCGACCATCCGGGCCACGATGTGCTCCATCTGCCGGATCGTGTCCATCCGTCCCCACAATGAAGGAAATTGTCAGTCCCACACCGCGGTGCCGTCCTCCCATTGTGCCCGCCCACCAATCTAAACACTTGACCGACGGCCTGCCGAGCGTCCATCCGTCCCCGGCAATGGGTCGTGGGCGATGCCAACGGCAACCCGGTCGAGGATGACGGCCTCCTCCTTCAGTTCCCGGGGCGGTAGGTCACCGAGAGCTTGAGGCGCCTGCCCTTGGGGCTGTGGGTGAAGGCGTCGTAGGACTGTTCCCAGTTGACCAGTGGCGGATCGGCGTCGAGAAGGTTGATCACCGACAGCGCGACATCGGTCGTGCTCGACGTGCGCCGCAGCAGACTGAGGTCCCAGCCCACGAACCGGTCGATGTGCTCGAAATCGGTGTCGGGGAACACTTCGTTCGTGTACCCGGAGACGGTGTTGAGGTAGTTGACCACGCTGTAGTCGCCCCAATGGTATCCCGCCGAGAAGCGGAGCTTCCACTGCGGCAGCGGGGGAGCGATGGGATTGCCCCAGTTGAGTTGGCCCGCCGCGTCCTGCGCGGCAAAAACCTCGGCCCCGTTGAGTTCGAGCGCCTTGACGAAGAACTCCCGTGTGTAGGTGCCGTCGGCCCCCAGCGAGAGGATGCCCCCGCCGACGGACAGGCGCGTGCTCGCGTGCAGGTCGATTCCCGACATCCGGATGCCCGGCCAGTTCACGTTCGTCACCCTGATCCGTTCCACGGCCGACACGTGGCAGGTTCCCGTCCCCGGCCCGTCGGGGCAGGTCACGAACTCCTGCACGGCGGCCCGCGAGGCCCCGCCCGCCGCGTACAGCCGGGTCACGCCCCCGAAGGGCACCTGGTCGATCACGTCGCGGAAGTCGTAGCTCCAGTAGTCGGCCGTGGCGCGAAACCGTGGAAGCTGCAAGGTCAGCCCCACGTTGTAGGTCAACGCGCGCTCGGGCACGAGCCGGCTGTTGCCGAACGCGTCCACCGCCTTGTAGATGCCCGCCTCGGATACGTATTCGAGCCCGGTGCTGCGGTCTTCGTTCAGGTCGTCCACGGAGGGCGTGCGGAAGGTCGTCTGGAGCGAGGCGCGCAGCGCCAGCGGGTCGGCCAACGCCACGCGGACGGCCAGCTTGGGATCGAAGCTGCTCACCGACCCGTGGAACTCGTAGTTGGCGGCGGCCTGGCCCTCCACCCTGTCGCCGAGTGTGAAGCGGCTCTCCGCGAAGAACCGGTTCACCATCTGGGCGTCCTGGTACTCGTAGTGCCCGGTGGTGAAGGTGAACGCCCCGGCCTTCTCGAGGCAGCTGCGGTCTCCCGGCACGGGGCACGGGTTGATCGACAGGTCGCCCGGCTGGTTGGGGGTCGCGGAAACGCCGAACCTGCGGAACTGATACCCGACGGCGTAGTCGAGCCCCTCCGTGACGGCCCCCTTGAGCATCGCGTCGGCGACGAACAGGTCCGCCGAACTGTCCAGATTCACCTCCTCGTTGATCCAGTCGATCAGTTCCGCGCTGTTCTCCAGTCCGGGCATGTAGTCCGGGTTCGGCTGGTCCCGGTATAGCGCGCCCGGCTGCGCCGATAGCCGGTGCGCGTTGCTGAACGGGTTGTAGTACCGGCAGTTGCCCTGGCCCGCCACAGCACCGTTGAGGGGGCCGAGCGCCATCCCGGACGGACTCGACGGGTCGACCACGACCGTCACTCCGCAATCCGGGCCTCCGAAGCCGCGGAACGCCAGAAACTTCCGGTAGGCGTACTCGGCCGGAAGGTTCGCGTTGCCGGAAGCCCGCGAATAGCTCGCGGACAACTCGATGGCCGCCCCGCCCAGCGACTCGATGCCGCGCTCCAGCGAGGCAGCGATCCGCTGAGTGCGGGACGCGCGCTCCAGCGTCCTCCCGGGTCCCGAGTTGCCGACGAGCCGCCCGTAGAAGTACCAGTCGTCCTCCAGACAGGCCTGTTGGCTCGCGAAACCGGCGCTCTGTCCATGGGCCCCGCAGAACGCCTGCCTGCCCGGATTCCCGGGTTCGATCACCTGGGCTCCGTTGTACGGAGAGATCGGCGGATAGGACGGGGTCGTGAACCACTCGGGAGTCGTGGCCTCGGCCCAGAGCGCCTCGACGTGGTAGCTCGAACGGTCCCCCATCTCTCCGTTGACCTCGGCGAAGCCTCGGAATTGGCGGGACGCCTGGAGCAGATTGTCCCACTGCTGGTAGCGGAAGCGGCAGGTCTCGCCCTCGCGGTGCCCCCCGAAGTCCGTGCAGCGGGGATCCACGAAGACGCCGCCCCAGCCTCCGAACTGGGCGTCCGAAAGGGCCGCGGTGAACTCTTCGATCGTCTCGTCGCCCGTCAACCTCGGGAAGAGGAACGCGCCGGGGTTGCCCGTATAGGACCAAGCCCCGCCGCCGGACGTGAAGGGACGCAGCGCCCAATCGCGATCCTCGGGGTGCAACTCCTGGCCGACCAGTGCCTCGGCGGAAACGACGGCGTGCGCGCCGTCTCCGAGCCGCTTGCCCCAAATCGCTCCCGCGTGCGTCTCCCCGGACCCGGCGAAGTACTCGTGCGAGCCCGACACCTCCAGCCCTTCAAAATCGCTGCGGGTCAGAAAGTTGGCCACGCCCGCCACGGCGTCCGAGCCGTAGACCGCCGACGCGCCCTCCTTCACCACCTCGATCCGGTCCAACGCGATCGACGGAAAGGCGTTCACGTCCACGAACCTCCCACCGGACAGCCGCGCCGGCAGGTACACTTGACGCCGCCCGTTGAGCAGCACGAGGGTGCGGGACGGCCCGATCCCCCTGAGGTTGACGCTGGCGACCGTCTCCGACACCGCTGCGGGGGGCCGGGTGTTGTACCAACCCTGGCGGTCTCCGAGGACCCCGGCGCTCGATCCGAGGTTGCGGAAGAAGTCCACGGCCTGTGGAGACCCCTGCTCCGCCAGCGTCCTCCGGCTCGAAACGGCCACCGCGTAGGGCAGTTGCACGAGCGACTCCGAGAACGCGGTGCCCGTCACCACCAGTTCCGCGAGACCCAGGACGGTTGTTGTCAGTCTGAGTTCGACGGTCGCAGCCGCATCCGCGTTCACGGTGACGCTCAGCGACAGGACCGCATAGCCCAGCCTCTCGGCACGGAGTTCGTGCGTGCCGACGGGAACGCCCGGCAGGGCGAACCGCCCGTTTCCGCTGGAGAGCACTCCGATCCCGAGCGCGGGCACGCTGATCTGCGCACTCGCCAGCGGCTCGCCGGTATCCGCGTCTGCCACGGTGCCCGTAATGGTGCCCGTCTGCTGAGCGGACACCGGGGCCACCCAGGTGAGTCCCGCGGCCACAATGGCCGACGCGAACGTCACCACCTTGAAGGCCCGGCGTGAACGGCCGGCCTCACGAGCGGCGTGGATCGCGGGATCCACGTTCAGCGCAGCTTCTACGGTTTCCATGTTCCATCTCCTTGGCCCAGGGTCGTGCGAGGTCCTCATCTCCAATCTAATGACGGGGCTTCCGAGGCCGGAAGGTGTTCATCCGCCAATGCTTCGGCGACGGACTGGCGCATTCTCTTTGCGCCACACCTCCGGTTTGCGGGACCGGACTCGGCCTGCTTGCGCGGAAACCGATCCACGCCTTGCCGACCGCGAGTGACTGTGGTCTCATCCATGGGTCGGTGAATCGGTGTCTCTTGGCGTCGACGGGAGGCGGTTGAGCGTACTTGCGCTTCCCGCTAAAACGGGCGAGAGAGGGGAGGGCGACACGACGCCAAGACCTTGGAGGTTGTCGTCAATCCCGGCGTGCCCATCCCAGCAGCCGCGACCAGAACTCATGGAATACGCGACACGGACGTTAGTGACTTGGGGAACTTCGGCGAGGTTTGCGGAGCGGCTCACGGACTTCATCGCAGATCGACCTCTGGTCGGCTTCAAGGTGAGTTTTGAAAAGCGGATCCTGAACGCCGAACTGAAGACGCATGGCTTCAAGGGCTCCCATCGGAAGCGGAGTTACTGTGTCCAACATGCCCTCCACGAGGCATGGGGCTACCGTCCCTCCTTGCGAAACGCTCCATGGAAAGGATGTCGCTCAGGGGTCCCACTGGTTGTACAAGTACGATGGAGTGGACGCCCCCTCCCGACGGCATCGCGATGTGCCAAGATGGTGCTGAAGCGATTCAGTCGACCATCTGAGGGAGGAGGCATCCACATGGAAGAGGTTACGATCATCGGGATCGATCTGGCAAAGCGCAGCTTTCAGGTACATGGGGCGAGGGCGGACGGGTCGGTTGCGTTCCGCAGGAAGCTGAGCCGCGGGAAGCTGCTGGGCTTTCTCGGCTCACAGCCGCCGTGTACGGTGGCGATGGAGGCGTGCGCCGGCGCCCACTACTGGGGCCGTGAGATCGTGGCGCTCGGCCACGAAGTGAGACTGGTTCCTCCGATCTACGTGAAGCCCTTCGTCAAGAGGAACAAGAACGACGCGGCTGACGCGGAGGCGATCACGGAGGCCGCGCAGCGTCCGACCATGCACTTCGTGGCGGTCAAGACCGAAGCGCAGCAAGCGCAGGGGATGCTCTTTCGCACGCGTGACCTGCTGGTGCGCCAGCGGACGCAGACGATCAACGCGCTGCGGGGCCACCTCGCCGAGTACGGCGTTGTCGCTCCCCAGGGCAGGGCCCGGATCAGGCAGTTGGCCGCGGTGCTCGAAGACGGGGACTGTGGTCTGCCGGAGGCCGTCGCCGAACTGGGCTGGCTGCTGCTCGGGCGGATCGATGAACTCGATGAGGAGATCGGTGGGCTCGACCGCGAACTCCAGACGAGCGCGCGGCAGAACGAAGAGACAGCGCGGCTGATGACGATCCCCGGAGTGGGACCGGTCACCGCGATGGCGTTGCAGGCCTTCGCACCGCCGATGGAGAGCTTCCGGAGCGGCCGCGACTTCTCGGCTTGGCTCGGTCTCGTGCCGCGGCAGCACACCACCGGCGGCAAGCCGAGGCTGGGCAGGATATCGAAGATGGGCCAGAGAGACCTGAGACGGCTCCTGGTCACGGGAGCCATGGCGGTCGTTCAGCATGCGAGCCGACGCGGCGACCATTTTTCCCGTCTCGCTGACTGTTTGCCCTGATATGGATTGACCTGTCAACTCGTGAGCATACGGGTTTCTTCATGTCGGCATGCGGTATTCCTCTCGGCCATAACAGTCCCGGGGCGTGAGCGGCTTGTAGCGACGGTGGATCACTCTGATATCCGTGGGTTGGCTACCACCTGACTTCACTTCGTCGCGGAGCTGCCTCTCTCTTACTTCGTGGGTTGGTCTGCCCACGTGGACAGACCTCACAGGGGCAAATCGAGGATTCTCCTCACCGGCCGCCCACACCCCGATGTCTTACAACCTCCTGAATGGCGACAGTGTTGGTGTCTCCGGTGTCATGTATCGTTCAGGCGGTCGACCGAGTGCCGTGAGGCTTGCCCTGCACCTCGCAGGCAACGGCCCAGATGAAGCCCACGAGCTCACGCGCGATCGCCGTGACCACCTTGTTCTTCGCCTTCCCGCGTTGATGGAGCCTCACATATCGGCCGCACAGCCGTCTTTGTGCCGCCCAAGCGATCGCTTGCACCCGGTCCGGGACGTTGGCTGCCTTGCGGCGCAGGTGCGCTGTCTTTCTGGCCGGGAAGCGATAGGCCCACGCCGCCCTCGGTCAGCACCCGGCGAACA is a window of Gammaproteobacteria bacterium DNA encoding:
- a CDS encoding TonB-dependent receptor, producing the protein METVEAALNVDPAIHAAREAGRSRRAFKVVTFASAIVAAGLTWVAPVSAQQTGTITGTVADADTGEPLASAQISVPALGIGVLSSGNGRFALPGVPVGTHELRAERLGYAVLSLSVTVNADAAATVELRLTTTVLGLAELVVTGTAFSESLVQLPYAVAVSSRRTLAEQGSPQAVDFFRNLGSSAGVLGDRQGWYNTRPPAAVSETVASVNLRGIGPSRTLVLLNGRRQVYLPARLSGGRFVDVNAFPSIALDRIEVVKEGASAVYGSDAVAGVANFLTRSDFEGLEVSGSHEYFAGSGETHAGAIWGKRLGDGAHAVVSAEALVGQELHPEDRDWALRPFTSGGGAWSYTGNPGAFLFPRLTGDETIEEFTAALSDAQFGGWGGVFVDPRCTDFGGHREGETCRFRYQQWDNLLQASRQFRGFAEVNGEMGDRSSYHVEALWAEATTPEWFTTPSYPPISPYNGAQVIEPGNPGRQAFCGAHGQSAGFASQQACLEDDWYFYGRLVGNSGPGRTLERASRTQRIAASLERGIESLGGAAIELSASYSRASGNANLPAEYAYRKFLAFRGFGGPDCGVTVVVDPSSPSGMALGPLNGAVAGQGNCRYYNPFSNAHRLSAQPGALYRDQPNPDYMPGLENSAELIDWINEEVNLDSSADLFVADAMLKGAVTEGLDYAVGYQFRRFGVSATPNQPGDLSINPCPVPGDRSCLEKAGAFTFTTGHYEYQDAQMVNRFFAESRFTLGDRVEGQAAANYEFHGSVSSFDPKLAVRVALADPLALRASLQTTFRTPSVDDLNEDRSTGLEYVSEAGIYKAVDAFGNSRLVPERALTYNVGLTLQLPRFRATADYWSYDFRDVIDQVPFGGVTRLYAAGGASRAAVQEFVTCPDGPGTGTCHVSAVERIRVTNVNWPGIRMSGIDLHASTRLSVGGGILSLGADGTYTREFFVKALELNGAEVFAAQDAAGQLNWGNPIAPPLPQWKLRFSAGYHWGDYSVVNYLNTVSGYTNEVFPDTDFEHIDRFVGWDLSLLRRTSSTTDVALSVINLLDADPPLVNWEQSYDAFTHSPKGRRLKLSVTYRPGN